CTCCAACCTGGGCATGGCGTCTGTGCCCACCCTGTGATGGGAACTACTCCCTCCCACTGAGTtgtccctgcacacagcagctcccgCAACTTGCCTTGTGCCAATGCTCTGTCCTTCATCCTGTGCCAGGTGGATTTCGAGGATGTGATAGCTGAGCCCGTGGGGACGTACAGCTTTGATGGTGTCTGGAAAAGCAGCTACACCACATTCACCGTCAGCAAGTACTGGTGCTACCGGCTACTCTCAGCCGTGCTGGGCATCCCCCTGGCCGTGGTCTGGGGCTTCCTCTTCGccctcatttccttctgccacATCTGGGCAGTGGTGCCCTGCATCAAGAGCTACCTGATTGAGATCCAGTGTGTCAGCCGCATCTACTCCCTCTGCATCCACACCTTCTGTGATCCACTCTTTGAGGCGCTCTCCAAGATCTGCAGTAACGTCAGGGTTGCGCTGCGGAAAGAAACCTaaatcccagcagcaccacaaccACTGTGCTGTGCCGGGCCCTGAGCAGCCACAGTGCACCCATCGggtctctgctgctgctctggggcttTGAGCACAGCTGTCCTTGGGATGACAGGGACACAGAGGCACCTTGTGTGCTCTGTTGGCACTGCCCCGAAGTGCTGTGCTGAACCAGGGCCTGGGAGGTCTCTTTGTTCAGATATGATTCTCAATTTATTCTTCCCTCAGCTCCCAACAAGTACTCGAGGCCAAAGTCCCTCCTGGTGTGATGCCAGAGAGGCACAGTTTGTatgatgctgctctgctgccctcagGAACGTAGCAcagtgcacagcactgcacctcAGGGTGGCTGCAGTTACATGTAAAAAAAGGTATTTGAATgtttgtagggaaaaaaaatgtttctgaaaacactTTATCACAGGTACttttttaagttttttgttggaataaaaataattgaaaaccATGTTGGAATTACGTTCTTTTCAGTGTGTTGCCGTTGTTCTGCTTGTTCCCACCCTGAGCCAaatcccagcccagctcccgccacctcccatccctgcagccccacaggcagcacacagcaccctGCTGTTTCAGTTTGGCCCTTTAAGGTCATGATTGGTGTCCCCCAGTGGTGACAAATCCCTGGACCCCAACCCTGCCCCACCACCAGGAGTGAAATAAGATGAAcacaggagctgtgctttgggaacACTTTAAACCAGTCTGGTGCTGagatgggctgtgctgggtcaGGGTCAGCAGTGTGCCAACAGTTCCCTCAAAGCTCCTGGAAAAACATGCAAAGGAACGGCACAACCTGACAGGTGACAATATACGTGTTGGTGACAGTGGGAAAAGAAACTGGTACAGATTTCAGCGCGCTGCTTTCATACCCACTCCCAACACTAAGGCTGAACCTTGCTGcacacacagggctgcaggcagtAAGGGGGGCAGCACTGGGTCCCCTCTAGTACCGCACATGGagccctgcacacagagctcagcacactGCCCTGTGCACAAAAGCACCCTCACACCAAATGCCATGTGTAATGCATCGCACCCATCCATGGCCTTTGTGCTTTGGCACAGTGCTCGTCTTGCACCTCCCCTCCATCAGGACACGGTCAGAAAGTTTTATTTACAGGTATTCCTTAACAATTAAAAAACCCATGCCATGAGCATGACTGTGCATTACAAAGCAAGAAGGCTGCATCGGTGGAAAAGATAAAACGCTATCAACTGCAAACCCAGAAAAAGTGCTTGGCCTCGGGGGACCTGATGGCAGCTCCTCAACCGCATGGAGCCCCAGCATAACCCAAATGCCGTAGGAGAAGCCCGGAGCACGCTCAGCAGATGTTATTGCACAGATTCCCATTCCCATGCTGGCATTGCTCCTGCCAGCACGCAGTCCCCGCCCTCAGCCCCATGCCCTGCTCTGTCCCATCTCACTCCACATGGGGTGCAGGTGGGGCTCTGGTGACGGTCCATGTATTAAAGCCACCAGTGGGGATGTGCTCAGGTGCCGCTCAGCCCCGAGCCCTCCTGGCCGCTGCCCAGCCCCATCCGCACAGCCGTATTTACACCTATTTACACAGCACTCCCCTCTCCCAGTCCCAGCGTTTCCCAGCTCTTGGCCCGGCGTGCCCTCACGTGGCGGCCGGCTGCGCCAGGCTGCGCTGGCTGCTGCTGCGGCAGCTGAGCACGAAGGAGGACGAGTGGCTCTTCCTGCCCACGCTGAGCTCGCAGGCCGGCCGTGCCTTCAGGTACCGAGCGGAGCAGCAGAGGAAGCGCCGCATCAGGTCGTGGAACAGGTGCCCCGTGTACAGCATGTAGATCCAGGGGTTGCAGCAGCTGTTGAGGCTGGCCAGCAGCATGGCGATGATGAACGGGGAGGCTGCAAGGCAGAGAGTGCGTCAGGGTGCGGAGGCCGAGGATTTCCCCTATGGATCCTCGGTGTCCACGCTGCCGCTGTTAACATGAACACCGCATTGGCACAGCACGGAGCGCTTTCCCTCCCAATGAGCTCAGACCAGCTCCATCCCGTCAGATCAGGGCTGAGGACCTACAGCCTCGCCAGCCCCGcgccccagccctgctctctgtGCCCTACTGGGAAGCACTGGCAGCAAGGACGTCAGTTTGGGTCTGGCTGTGCCTGTTCCCTCTCCGCATCAGCCAAAATACACTCACACCTTTgaaaccagaagaaaaccacaaataGTGGGTCTGGTTTCCAAATTCACCTTTAACCTGCTCACCCATAATTCCTGCTCTAGTGccatctgctccagctgctcttcatttcaaatggagataaaacaaaataatgggAAATTGCTGAAAACTCTAGGTGAGAGAACTGAGCTTCTCCTACCTCCTATGCTGACAAACTGTGCTTCATGGAACTCATTGTGCTTGGCTGCACCATGGAAGGAACCCTTAGGAATGCCCCAGGAGCACCCCAAGGGCCAGCTTGGCCTGCCAGGGCGAAGGCTGGGGACATTACACGGCAGGTATGGGGATGTCACACGGAGTGactccctgctctgcacagggGCCAGCAGAGGCAGCAAGCTGTTCTGAGAAGGGCTGTTGGGAGCTGGAAATGGGGCAACACAAGCTATCCTATGATCCTGTgaaaaagctgctgcagaggagttACAAAAGTGCCACGGGATGTGCCACAGCCACGCAAAGGGCTCGgggagagcagggctgcagccctgtcTGCCAGCACAGCGCAGTGCATGGGGGCAGGACTGAC
The DNA window shown above is from Coturnix japonica isolate 7356 chromosome 12, Coturnix japonica 2.1, whole genome shotgun sequence and carries:
- the CAV3 gene encoding caveolin-3, coding for MAEEQRELEERIIIKDQHTKEIDLVNRDPKQINEDVVKVDFEDVIAEPVGTYSFDGVWKSSYTTFTVSKYWCYRLLSAVLGIPLAVVWGFLFALISFCHIWAVVPCIKSYLIEIQCVSRIYSLCIHTFCDPLFEALSKICSNVRVALRKET